A single genomic interval of Aureliella helgolandensis harbors:
- a CDS encoding SHD1 domain-containing protein, translating into MRSAIVFFSFWTCGLAIEVGDAVEFQRAGQTFTGKVLGIRSGGKFVEVEAVHAGQTHKIIVNANSIKVLGAPAASKPTRTWSDATGRFKIEATLESQTAFEVVLRKSDGTQIKVPLGSLSTADQEYVAGLEEANANPFETGIMKPGSGSPTNSAANNSATTDNAAIHSGASSLGGNAGFGLPAASTFSVKQSIAFQNLSPPADLEADPSPVDFSNIGNASMTIPEVAFREEVSRPVIISADGTQLCYQVRSPQRDDSPFTKIYMVDGKRRSSDMVGEFKEDAVWLASADPESGDVLGIVMKRGEDKASSLCIISGIATKQPQVRAHWRLFPDAAGKSDHVRFRKVLGNQVAVVMTDNQLRGFDYGTSEEIWSYPAKAFNEPAISPGGRYVACMLDNQCAIVESKTGTQLGSIPVDMPGSVTLGFSPDGLRLAVCSGTQLRVFDAKTGQEQLFHEANVNLGSMGKPIMWLDDQYLLLPSGALLNLDQNLLVWKYNISDDAIEYTDMEHQGLLAFESSKSLGLVRLPHPAALASAKRDTSNIAAVREGESMAVVASASGPGISSADLNSWLGAAVAESGYQASNSATTQLVASISRGETQTKEYRIIGRGFGYEKVTFTPYICKVEVKQNGQILWQRSVTSSLPFMIHGDKTLQESAKEAEVPNAAFFKNLKLPPQILRPEFQNGFGASQVSIRGIIDTQS; encoded by the coding sequence TTGCGATCCGCGATAGTTTTCTTCAGTTTCTGGACCTGCGGCTTGGCGATTGAAGTTGGAGATGCGGTTGAATTCCAAAGAGCAGGGCAGACCTTTACTGGCAAAGTACTGGGCATACGGTCGGGCGGCAAGTTCGTTGAAGTGGAGGCGGTTCACGCTGGACAAACGCATAAGATTATCGTTAATGCCAACAGCATCAAGGTCCTCGGCGCTCCAGCAGCTAGTAAGCCCACGCGGACTTGGAGTGACGCCACCGGGCGATTTAAGATTGAAGCCACGCTCGAATCACAAACGGCCTTTGAGGTCGTTTTGAGGAAGTCCGATGGCACCCAGATCAAAGTTCCCTTGGGCTCGCTGTCGACTGCCGATCAGGAGTATGTCGCTGGTCTAGAAGAAGCCAATGCGAATCCCTTTGAAACGGGCATCATGAAACCAGGAAGCGGTTCGCCAACGAACAGTGCAGCCAACAACAGTGCAACCACTGACAATGCGGCGATTCATAGCGGCGCGAGCTCCCTTGGAGGCAATGCTGGCTTCGGACTGCCCGCAGCCAGCACATTCTCCGTCAAGCAGAGTATTGCTTTTCAGAACCTATCGCCGCCTGCCGACTTGGAAGCCGATCCAAGTCCCGTCGATTTTTCCAACATCGGCAATGCATCGATGACCATCCCTGAAGTTGCCTTTCGTGAAGAGGTGAGTCGCCCAGTAATCATCTCGGCCGATGGCACCCAACTTTGCTACCAAGTTCGCTCTCCCCAACGCGACGACAGTCCCTTTACCAAAATTTACATGGTCGATGGCAAACGCCGCAGCTCGGACATGGTGGGAGAATTTAAAGAGGATGCCGTATGGTTGGCCTCCGCCGATCCGGAGAGCGGTGACGTGCTCGGAATCGTGATGAAACGAGGTGAAGACAAGGCGAGCAGTCTATGCATTATCTCGGGCATCGCTACCAAGCAACCTCAAGTACGCGCCCATTGGCGATTGTTCCCCGACGCGGCTGGAAAATCAGACCACGTTCGGTTTCGCAAAGTCTTGGGGAATCAAGTTGCGGTCGTGATGACCGACAACCAATTGCGTGGATTCGACTATGGGACCAGCGAAGAGATATGGTCGTACCCGGCCAAGGCTTTCAATGAACCTGCCATTTCCCCAGGCGGTCGGTATGTCGCTTGCATGCTCGACAATCAGTGCGCGATCGTCGAGTCAAAGACCGGCACACAGCTTGGTTCCATCCCGGTCGACATGCCGGGCTCGGTAACCCTCGGCTTCTCTCCCGACGGACTCAGACTGGCCGTATGCAGTGGCACTCAACTGCGAGTCTTCGACGCTAAGACTGGCCAAGAACAATTATTCCATGAGGCCAATGTAAATTTGGGATCGATGGGGAAGCCCATTATGTGGCTGGACGACCAATATCTGCTTCTACCATCGGGAGCCTTGCTCAACCTGGATCAAAACCTGCTCGTTTGGAAATACAACATCTCTGATGACGCAATCGAGTATACCGACATGGAACACCAGGGCCTACTGGCGTTCGAGAGTTCCAAATCGCTAGGCCTGGTCCGCCTGCCTCACCCCGCAGCCTTGGCAAGTGCCAAGCGTGACACGTCCAACATTGCCGCTGTCCGGGAGGGGGAGTCCATGGCGGTGGTCGCCAGCGCTTCAGGACCAGGTATCTCCTCGGCTGACCTCAATAGCTGGCTAGGCGCCGCCGTTGCCGAGTCGGGGTATCAAGCCAGCAATTCAGCCACGACGCAGTTGGTCGCCTCCATCTCACGCGGTGAAACGCAAACCAAAGAGTATCGGATCATTGGCCGAGGTTTCGGTTATGAAAAAGTGACCTTCACCCCTTACATTTGCAAAGTGGAAGTGAAGCAAAACGGACAAATCCTCTGGCAGCGGAGTGTTACTAGCAGCCTACCTTTTATGATTCACGGCGACAAAACCTTGCAGGAATCCGCCAAGGAAGCTGAAGTTCCGAATGCCGCCTTTTTCAAGAACCTTAAGCTGCCTCCCCAAATCTTGAGACCAGAGTTTCAGAACGGCTTCGGAGCCAGCCAAGTATCCATTCGCGGAATCATCGACACCCAATCCTAG
- a CDS encoding sulfatase family protein: MKSPRSLLLAAWLVLSLLRFGAAADTRPNIVFLMADDQATYSMGCYGTPAAKTPNLDALARRGMVFDNHYDTTAICMASRASVMTGMYEYKTGCNFEHGPMHDEVWQQSYPVLLRAAGYQTAFAGKFGFEVAAASAPNKPHLPSEDFDVWGGGPGQTSYQTTQNPSMAHYAREYPHSTLSYGAFGRDFIEQAAKQSTPFCLSISFKAPHHPVQPDPKFDSIYRDTRFTKPKNFGREHGEHLSPQSREGRQYERFHSWSYSTDYDGVMAKYFQQIYAIDVAVGMIRDALAANEVQDNTIVIYTSDNGFLCGSHGYASKVLPYEEASRVPLIIHDPRSPNSGKGLRCDALTGNVDFAPTILKLAGLTIPQSIDGGDLIKLYDSPESTIHDALPLINVWGPHPTHSLGIVTRDWKYIRWPYESDQFSATEELFYTRGDPLELENLAGAESAAAELQKMRVLYDAQVEHWRSQAVPYNNYQDFAEFFQRAP, translated from the coding sequence ATGAAGTCTCCCCGCTCTCTACTTCTTGCAGCATGGCTGGTGCTGTCTCTGCTGCGTTTCGGCGCGGCTGCGGATACACGCCCCAACATTGTCTTCTTGATGGCTGACGATCAAGCCACCTACTCCATGGGGTGCTATGGCACGCCCGCCGCGAAGACGCCCAATCTGGACGCGCTAGCTCGCCGGGGAATGGTGTTCGACAACCACTACGACACCACCGCCATCTGCATGGCAAGTCGCGCCAGCGTGATGACTGGCATGTACGAATACAAGACCGGATGCAACTTTGAACATGGCCCAATGCACGACGAGGTTTGGCAGCAAAGTTACCCGGTACTGCTACGCGCTGCAGGATACCAGACTGCATTTGCTGGCAAGTTCGGCTTTGAAGTCGCCGCTGCCAGCGCGCCGAATAAACCCCACCTTCCCTCCGAGGATTTCGATGTTTGGGGAGGAGGCCCTGGACAGACCTCTTACCAGACGACTCAAAACCCATCGATGGCTCACTATGCTCGCGAGTACCCGCATTCCACGCTCTCCTACGGTGCCTTTGGACGAGACTTTATTGAGCAGGCAGCTAAGCAATCGACTCCCTTTTGCCTCTCGATTAGCTTCAAAGCTCCGCATCACCCAGTGCAGCCCGATCCGAAATTTGATTCGATTTACCGCGACACTCGGTTCACGAAACCTAAGAATTTCGGCCGTGAACATGGCGAACACCTCTCTCCACAAAGTCGCGAAGGTCGGCAGTACGAACGCTTTCATAGCTGGAGCTACAGCACGGACTACGATGGCGTGATGGCCAAGTACTTCCAGCAAATCTACGCCATCGACGTGGCGGTGGGTATGATTCGCGATGCCTTGGCAGCGAACGAGGTGCAGGACAATACAATCGTAATCTACACCTCCGACAACGGTTTCCTCTGTGGTTCTCATGGCTACGCCTCCAAAGTCCTCCCCTATGAGGAGGCTTCACGCGTACCGTTGATCATCCACGATCCACGCAGCCCGAACAGCGGGAAAGGCCTGCGATGCGATGCTCTAACGGGCAATGTGGATTTTGCGCCCACCATTTTAAAACTCGCCGGCCTGACTATCCCTCAATCAATCGATGGCGGAGATTTGATAAAGCTTTACGACTCCCCCGAGTCGACCATCCATGACGCTCTCCCGCTCATCAACGTCTGGGGTCCTCACCCAACCCACAGTCTAGGAATCGTAACCAGGGACTGGAAATATATCCGCTGGCCCTATGAGAGCGACCAATTTTCCGCCACCGAAGAGCTGTTCTACACGCGAGGAGATCCCCTAGAATTAGAAAATCTAGCCGGTGCGGAATCTGCTGCTGCCGAGTTGCAGAAGATGCGAGTTCTTTACGACGCGCAGGTAGAACATTGGCGGAGCCAAGCGGTCCCCTACAACAACTACCAGGACTTCGCCGAGTTCTTTCAACGAGCTCCTTGA